A region of bacterium DNA encodes the following proteins:
- a CDS encoding transposase — protein sequence MSGWNMPFVGRLRALGFWKAVRKAYPSTKPQRCWFHKMGNVLNKLPKHLHGKAKAGLQAIWMADSREQAEKAMAAFAATYGAKYPKAVSCLVGDREELLAFYSFPAEHWKHLRTTNPIESTFSTVRLRTAKTRGCLSRTTALTMVFQLCRSAQRTWRKLDGHELLGKVIEGVKFIDGVMEEAAA from the coding sequence GTGAGCGGCTGGAATATGCCGTTCGTCGGACGTTTACGTGCACTTGGCTTCTGGAAGGCGGTGCGCAAGGCCTATCCGTCGACGAAGCCCCAGCGCTGCTGGTTCCACAAGATGGGCAACGTGCTGAACAAGCTGCCGAAGCATCTGCATGGGAAGGCGAAGGCGGGGCTGCAGGCGATCTGGATGGCCGACAGCCGCGAACAGGCAGAGAAGGCCATGGCGGCGTTCGCGGCCACGTACGGCGCGAAGTACCCGAAGGCGGTCTCGTGCCTGGTCGGCGATCGGGAGGAGCTGCTGGCGTTCTACAGCTTCCCTGCGGAGCACTGGAAGCACCTGCGGACGACGAACCCGATCGAGTCGACGTTCTCGACGGTGCGGCTGCGCACGGCCAAGACGCGAGGATGCCTCTCGCGAACGACGGCGCTGACGATGGTGTTCCAGCTATGTCGCAGTGCTCAGCGGACGTGGCGGAAGCTCGACGGTCACGAGCTCTTGGGCAAAGTCATCGAGGGCGTGAAGTTCATCGACGGCGTGATGGAGGAGGCCGCTGCGTGA